ATCACCTGGCTCTCCCGGGAGCGCAGGGCGCGCGTGGGATATCTCTCCATGACGCGAGGGAGCGGAGGGCAGAACCTGATCGGTCCCGAGACCGGAGAGGCGCTCGGCGTGATCCGGACCCAGGAGCTCCTCTCCGCGAGACGCGTGGACGGGGCGGAGCAGTTCTTCACGCGCGCGATCGACTTCGGGTACTCGAAGACCGCGGAGGAGACGATGCGGATGTGGGGACACGACCGCATCCTCTCCGACGTGGTGCGCGCGATCCGCGAGTTCCGTCCCGACGTCATCATCACGCGATTCCCCACGGACGGGCGCGGCGGCCATGGCCACCATCAGGCGTCGGCCATTCTGGCGCAGGAAGCGTTCACCGCCGCCGCGGACTCGGCGCGCTTCCCCGAGCAGGGGCTTCGGCCCTGGCAGGCGAAGCGGCTCCTCTGGAACGCCTTCCAGCTCGATTCGGCGGCCGTCGCATCGGGTGCGGTGAAGCCGCTCACGGTGGACCTGGGCGCGTACAGCCCGCTCCTCGGCGAGAGCTACACGGAGATCGCGGCCCGGAGCCGGAGCATGCACAAGAGCCAGGGGTTCGGCGCCCCCGAGCGCCGCGGACCCATCCCGAATCACCTCGTGCTCCAGGCCGGCGAGCCGGCCCGGGCGGATCTCTTCGAGGGAGTCACGACGACCTGGCAGCGCATCCGCGGCGGGAAGAAGGTGGACGAGGCTCTCGCCGTGGCCGCGCGTGACTTCGATCCGGCGGCGCCGCACAAAGCCCTCCCCGCGCTCGCCCGCGCGCACGCCGCGATGGCGGGCCTCGAAACCGACCGTTGGGTCGCGCGGAAGCGCATCGACCTGCTCGAGGCGATCCGCTCGTGCGCGGGACTCTGGATCGAAGCGATCGCGTCGGAGGCGGCCGTGACGCCCGGGGGCGAGATCCCGGTGACCGTGTCGGTCCTGAGCCGCTCGGTGGCTCCGGTCCGGCTCGTCTCGATCGAGATGCCTCATGGCGCGTCGCTCGCCCCCGCTCCGCCCGACACCGCCGACACGCGTGGGTTCGCGAACCGGGCGCTCGAGACGAACCGGCCCGTGAGCGGCATCGCGCGCGTGCGCGTTCCGGCCGATGCCGCGATCACGCATCCCGCGTGGCTGCTCGAGGAGCCCGAGGCGGGCGCCTACCGCATGACGGATCCCCGGTGGATCACCGCGGCGGAGAACCCGCCCGCGCTCGTCGCGCGCGCGACCCTCGAGATCGCGGGACAGCGCTTCGCGTACGAGGTGCCGGTCCTCTACCGGTGGACCGACCGCGTGCTGGGGGAGCGCTACCGTCCGCTCGAGATCGTGCCGCCCGTCACCGTGCGCCTCGACCGGAGCGCGTATCTCTTCCCGGACGCCTCCACGCGCGACGTCCGCGTGACCGTGGAAGCGTCGGCGGCGGGTGCGACCGGTCCGGTACGCCTGGAGCTTCCTCCGGGCTGGACCGCGACGCCGTCCGAGACGACGATCACGGTGACCGCGGCCTCGCCCGTGGGCCTTCGTTTTCGCGTGAAGCCGTCGCAATCCGGCGGCGCGGCTTCCGTGACGGCCTCCATGGCGGTGGGCGGCACACGGTACGCGCGCGGCCGCCAGGTGATCGACTATTCCCACATTCCCGTCTCCACCCTTTTCCCCTCCGCGACCGCGAAGCTCGCCCGGGTGGATCTCGCGACCGGGGGATCGCGCGTGGGCTATGTGATGGGTTCGGGGGACGACGTTCCCGACGCGCTCGAGCAGATGGGATACGAAGTGGCGATGCTCACCGACGAGGAGATCGAATCGGGACGGCTCGCGGGGCTCGACGCGATCGTGGTCGGCGTGCGCGCGTACAACACGCGTCCCGCGCTCGTCCGGACACAGGACCGGCTCCTCGAGTACGTGAAGTCGGGCGGCACGCTCGTGATCCAGTACAGCACCACGCAGCCCACGCTCCAGGACCGGCTCGGACCGTATCCGTTCCAGATCTCGCGCGATCGCGTCACCGTGGAGGAATCGCCCGTCCAGCTCACGGCGGGCCATCCGCTCCTCTCGCGTCCGAACCGCATCGCGGCGTCGGACTTCGAAGGTTGGGTCCAGGAGCGCGGGCTCTACTTCGCCAAGCCCTGGGCGAAGGAGTACGAGACGCCGCTCGCGATGGGGGATCCCGGGGAATCGCCCACGGGTGGGAGCCTCCTCTACGCGCGACACGGGAAGGGAACGTTCATCTATACGGGGCTGGCCTGGTTCCGCCAGCTGCCCGCCGGCGTGCCGGGGGCGTACCGGCTCTTCGCGAACCTCGTGAGCGGGGGGAAGAGCTGATGCGCGCGGCGCCGACCGGCGGCGGCGACGAGGGCGAGCGCGACGCGCCGGGCGGGCAGGATTCGATCGATCCGCCCCCCTGGAGCACCTGGGCCACGTTCTACGCTGCGGTGCTCCTCTTCCTCGCGTTCCTGATCGCGCTCTTCACCTGGTTCACCCGCGCCTTCTCGGCGTGAGCGTCCTCGACTGGCTGGTCCTGGGCGGATCGCTCGCCGGGATCGTCGTCTACGGCATCTGGCGGGGAAGGGCGAACCGGAACCTCCAGGGTTACCTCCTCGCCGACCGCACCATGGCGTGGCACACGGTCGCGCTCTCCATCATGGCGACCCAGGCGAGCGCCATCACGTTCCTCGCCACGCCGGGCCAGGCGTACGCGGACGGGATGCGGTTCGTGCAGTTCTACTTCGGCCTCCCGATCGCGATGGTGGTGCTGGCCGCGACCGCGGTGCCGATCTACCACCGGCTCCGCGTCTACACCGCGTACGAGTACCTCGAGTCCCGCTTCGACACCAAGACGCGTCTCCTCGCCGCCTCGCTCTTCCTCGTGCAGCGCGGGCTCGCGGCGGGGCTCACGATCTACGCGCCCTCGATCATCCTGTCCGTGCTCCTCGGCTGGAACATCCACCTCACGAACATCCTCACGGGGACGCTCGTCGTGATCTACACGACCTCGGGGGGCGCGAAGGCGGTGAACCACACCCAGTTCGTCCAGATGCTCATCCTCCTCGCCGGAATCGGGATCGCGTTCTTCCTCATCGTGGCCTCGCTCCCTCCGGGGGTGACGTTCGTGGACGCGCTGCGCGTGGCCGGAGCGCAGGGGCGGCTCAATGCCGTGGACTTCTCGTTCGACGTGGAGAATCGGTACAACTTCTGGTCCGGGCTCATCGGCGGGTGCTTCCTCGCGCTCTCGTACTTCGGAACCGACCAGTCGCAGGTGGGCCGGTATCTCACCGGACAGTCGGTCGCGCAGAGCCGCCTCGGGCTCCTCACGAACGGGATCCTCAAGGTGCCGATGCAGTTCGTGATCCTGCTCGCGGGCACGATGGTGTTCGTGTTCTATCAGTTCACGCCGCACCCGGTGGTCTTCAATCCCGTGGAGGCCGAGCGGGCGCGCTCCGGTCCGCA
This DNA window, taken from Candidatus Eisenbacteria bacterium, encodes the following:
- a CDS encoding PIG-L family deacetylase — its product is ITWLSRERRARVGYLSMTRGSGGQNLIGPETGEALGVIRTQELLSARRVDGAEQFFTRAIDFGYSKTAEETMRMWGHDRILSDVVRAIREFRPDVIITRFPTDGRGGHGHHQASAILAQEAFTAAADSARFPEQGLRPWQAKRLLWNAFQLDSAAVASGAVKPLTVDLGAYSPLLGESYTEIAARSRSMHKSQGFGAPERRGPIPNHLVLQAGEPARADLFEGVTTTWQRIRGGKKVDEALAVAARDFDPAAPHKALPALARAHAAMAGLETDRWVARKRIDLLEAIRSCAGLWIEAIASEAAVTPGGEIPVTVSVLSRSVAPVRLVSIEMPHGASLAPAPPDTADTRGFANRALETNRPVSGIARVRVPADAAITHPAWLLEEPEAGAYRMTDPRWITAAENPPALVARATLEIAGQRFAYEVPVLYRWTDRVLGERYRPLEIVPPVTVRLDRSAYLFPDASTRDVRVTVEASAAGATGPVRLELPPGWTATPSETTITVTAASPVGLRFRVKPSQSGGAASVTASMAVGGTRYARGRQVIDYSHIPVSTLFPSATAKLARVDLATGGSRVGYVMGSGDDVPDALEQMGYEVAMLTDEEIESGRLAGLDAIVVGVRAYNTRPALVRTQDRLLEYVKSGGTLVIQYSTTQPTLQDRLGPYPFQISRDRVTVEESPVQLTAGHPLLSRPNRIAASDFEGWVQERGLYFAKPWAKEYETPLAMGDPGESPTGGSLLYARHGKGTFIYTGLAWFRQLPAGVPGAYRLFANLVSGGKS
- a CDS encoding sodium:solute symporter, with the translated sequence MSVLDWLVLGGSLAGIVVYGIWRGRANRNLQGYLLADRTMAWHTVALSIMATQASAITFLATPGQAYADGMRFVQFYFGLPIAMVVLAATAVPIYHRLRVYTAYEYLESRFDTKTRLLAASLFLVQRGLAAGLTIYAPSIILSVLLGWNIHLTNILTGTLVVIYTTSGGAKAVNHTQFVQMLILLAGIGIAFFLIVASLPPGVTFVDALRVAGAQGRLNAVDFSFDVENRYNFWSGLIGGCFLALSYFGTDQSQVGRYLTGQSVAQSRLGLLTNGILKVPMQFVILLAGTMVFVFYQFTPHPVVFNPVEAERARSGPHAAAFREIEAEHRAITEERATRATEYVAAERSGDGARAASAREALRDAESRAKATRAEAVEVIRRTDPGAQGSDTNYVFLSFVLHHLPAGVIGIVLAAIFAASMSSTSAELNALSSTTSVDFVRRFGLGGPPEGRRDVWITRAATLFWGAFAIAFAEFASRLGSLIEAVNILGSLVYGTILGIFLVAFYWKRVGGTAVFLAALVAEGAVIWCFLATEISFLWYNVVGCLTVIAVANLLAACSRAKFRAAGGSG